One Methylosinus sp. C49 DNA segment encodes these proteins:
- a CDS encoding methyl-accepting chemotaxis protein gives MKSSIARKLGGVITLLGALALCLSLFAFWQSRLHARQANEIEADYAYVLEVRGLAQSVQHVAIVANAVFSTDDKNEVQKKLTVLRRALDDLGQSADALVSRAGGRMSEQQKTKLSLAIREFIAYQNDTIELGLTISPKAALVQANDEATIANRGQMIAEMDAFVRDTLGRLSANRRAEEERRPRDEALTLAVPAAATALAIIVAFWIVATQIRAPLETIALALKRAAEEDFDENIPFVDQRDEIGDMARALRAFEAAAQEKRRLEREAESQRRLTAELRETGDGERRRAADEQAAVVAALAHGLERLSGGDFTSRLETPFAPQYEQLRADFNQAVEKLRRAMIAVAKNSQAVLERTTEGARVADSLAERSEQQALELAKAAIDLGASTSAIERTADTTAEVREFVNRASSAARRGGEVLRDTIVAMSAIEDSSGQIGRIVDLIDEIAFQTNLLALNAGIEAARSGEAGRGFAVVASEVRALAQRALEAAKEIGALVETAQRQVGIGVGLVSETSRTLSEVVQLTSSTDALVANVAAAAKEQSASLGEICLTVGKIDKATRENAAIAARSSDASADLAERTRELIDQVARLRVVATAEARAA, from the coding sequence ATGAAATCGAGCATCGCACGCAAGCTCGGCGGCGTCATCACGCTGCTCGGCGCTCTCGCATTATGCCTCTCCCTCTTCGCCTTCTGGCAATCGCGTCTCCACGCGCGACAGGCGAATGAGATCGAGGCGGATTATGCCTATGTCCTTGAGGTGCGTGGGCTCGCGCAATCCGTGCAGCATGTGGCGATCGTCGCCAACGCCGTCTTCTCCACCGACGACAAGAACGAGGTGCAGAAAAAGCTGACGGTTCTGCGTCGGGCGCTAGACGATCTCGGCCAATCGGCCGACGCGCTCGTCTCCCGCGCCGGCGGCAGGATGTCGGAGCAGCAGAAGACGAAGCTCTCCCTCGCCATACGAGAATTCATCGCCTATCAGAACGACACGATCGAGCTCGGCCTGACGATCTCGCCGAAGGCCGCGCTGGTCCAGGCGAATGACGAGGCGACGATCGCCAATCGCGGCCAGATGATCGCCGAAATGGACGCCTTCGTCCGCGACACGCTCGGTCGCCTCTCGGCCAATCGCCGAGCGGAAGAAGAGCGCCGGCCCCGGGACGAAGCGTTGACGCTGGCGGTCCCGGCCGCCGCCACCGCGCTCGCCATAATCGTCGCATTCTGGATCGTCGCGACACAGATTCGCGCGCCGCTGGAAACGATCGCTCTGGCCCTGAAGCGTGCGGCGGAAGAGGATTTCGACGAGAACATCCCTTTCGTCGATCAGCGCGACGAGATCGGCGACATGGCGCGAGCGCTCCGCGCTTTCGAGGCGGCCGCGCAAGAGAAGCGGCGTCTCGAGCGAGAGGCCGAGTCCCAGCGCCGCTTGACGGCCGAGCTGCGCGAGACCGGCGACGGCGAGCGCCGTCGAGCCGCCGACGAGCAGGCGGCTGTGGTCGCCGCGCTCGCGCATGGGCTCGAGCGGCTCTCCGGCGGCGATTTCACCTCGAGGCTGGAGACGCCCTTCGCGCCGCAATACGAGCAGCTTCGCGCCGATTTCAACCAGGCCGTCGAAAAGCTGAGGCGCGCCATGATCGCCGTGGCGAAGAACTCCCAGGCTGTTCTCGAGCGAACGACGGAAGGGGCGCGCGTCGCCGACAGCCTCGCGGAGCGCAGCGAGCAGCAGGCGCTCGAGCTCGCCAAGGCGGCCATAGACCTCGGCGCCTCGACCTCCGCGATCGAGCGCACTGCGGACACGACAGCCGAGGTGCGCGAATTCGTCAATCGCGCCAGCAGCGCCGCGCGGCGCGGCGGCGAGGTCCTTCGCGACACGATCGTCGCGATGAGCGCGATCGAGGATTCATCCGGCCAGATCGGACGGATCGTCGATCTCATCGACGAAATCGCCTTTCAGACCAATCTTCTCGCGCTCAACGCCGGCATCGAGGCGGCGCGCAGCGGCGAGGCCGGCCGCGGCTTCGCGGTTGTCGCCTCCGAAGTGCGCGCGCTGGCGCAACGAGCGCTCGAAGCGGCCAAGGAAATCGGGGCGCTCGTCGAAACCGCGCAACGGCAGGTCGGGATCGGCGTCGGTCTCGTGAGCGAGACGAGCCGCACATTGAGCGAGGTCGTTCAGCTCACATCCTCGACCGACGCCCTCGTCGCCAATGTCGCGGCCGCAGCGAAAGAACAATCGGCCAGCCTCGGCGAAATATGCCTCACCGTCGGCAAAATCGACAAGGCAACGCGGGAAAACGCGGCGATCGCGGCCCGCTCCTCCGACGCCAGCGCCGATCTCGCCGAGCGGACGCGCGAATTGATCGATCAGGTCGCGCGGCTGCGCGTCGTCGCGACCGCCGAGGCGCGCGCGGCCTGA
- the katG gene encoding catalase/peroxidase HPI, translating to MAIVVGATLAASAEGAPHSNQFWWPDQLDLSPLRRNAAESNPLGKDFDYAKAFQTLDLAAVKKDIEAVLTTSQDWWPADYGNYGPFFIRMAWHGAGTYRIHDGRGGASGAQQRFEPLNSWPDNANLDKARRLLWPVKKKYGQKLSWGDLMVLTGNVAMEKMGFATFGFGGGRSDDWEPDLVYWGAPKFMGNNRDKSGALEKPLGAVQMGLIYVNPEGPNGVPDPLAAAKDIREAFGRMAMNDEETVALIAGGHTFGKAHGAKSPAKCVGPAPAGEKIEAQGLGWANRCGSGKGADTITSGLEGAWSVDPVSFTTQYLDNLFGHEWVKTKSPAGATQWKPKDAEDIVPDAHEPGKAHPLMMFTTDLALKFDPAYAKIAKRFHDDPNAFKLAFAKAWFKLTHRDMGPRSRYLGALVPKEDMIWQDPVPAIDYKPIEAADIAGLKSKILASGLADAELIRTAWASAASFRGTDKRGGANGARIRLAPEKDWAVNDPAELAKVVKTLEEVKAGFDKGRVDGKRVSIADLIVLGGSAAIEDAAKKAGVTIEVPVSTGRADATQAQTDVESFSVLEPKADGFRNYFGKGGEKSPAEALVDRASLLELTVPETTVLVGGMRVLGANEGNSRLGVLTSRPGVLSNDFFVNLLDMSTQWKKSAETEGVYEGHDRKSGELKWTASAVDLIFGSNSELRAVAEVYASDDAKEKFVRDFVAAWVKVMNLDRFDLHKS from the coding sequence ACCAGCTCGATCTCTCGCCCTTGCGCCGCAACGCCGCGGAATCGAACCCGCTCGGCAAGGATTTCGACTATGCGAAGGCGTTTCAGACGCTCGATCTCGCCGCGGTGAAGAAGGACATCGAAGCGGTCTTGACGACGTCGCAGGACTGGTGGCCGGCCGACTACGGCAATTATGGCCCATTCTTCATCCGCATGGCCTGGCACGGCGCGGGAACCTATCGCATCCACGACGGCCGCGGCGGCGCGAGCGGGGCGCAGCAGCGCTTCGAGCCGCTCAACAGCTGGCCGGACAACGCCAATCTCGACAAGGCGCGTCGGCTGCTGTGGCCGGTGAAGAAGAAATACGGCCAGAAGCTCTCCTGGGGCGATCTCATGGTGCTGACCGGCAATGTCGCCATGGAGAAGATGGGCTTTGCGACCTTCGGCTTCGGCGGCGGACGCAGCGATGATTGGGAGCCCGATCTCGTCTATTGGGGGGCGCCCAAATTCATGGGCAATAATCGCGACAAGAGCGGCGCGCTGGAGAAGCCCTTGGGCGCGGTCCAAATGGGCCTGATCTATGTCAATCCCGAGGGGCCGAATGGCGTGCCGGACCCGCTGGCCGCGGCCAAGGACATAAGAGAAGCCTTCGGCCGCATGGCGATGAACGACGAAGAGACCGTCGCGCTGATCGCCGGCGGCCACACTTTCGGCAAGGCGCATGGCGCCAAATCGCCGGCAAAATGCGTCGGCCCGGCGCCGGCAGGAGAGAAGATCGAGGCGCAAGGCCTCGGCTGGGCCAATCGCTGCGGCTCCGGCAAGGGCGCGGATACGATCACCAGCGGGCTGGAAGGCGCCTGGTCGGTCGATCCGGTCTCCTTCACCACGCAATATCTGGACAATCTCTTCGGCCATGAGTGGGTCAAGACCAAGAGCCCGGCGGGCGCGACGCAGTGGAAGCCCAAGGACGCCGAGGACATCGTCCCCGACGCGCACGAACCCGGCAAGGCGCATCCTCTTATGATGTTCACCACCGATCTGGCGCTGAAATTCGACCCCGCATACGCCAAGATCGCCAAGCGCTTCCATGACGATCCCAATGCGTTCAAGCTGGCTTTCGCCAAGGCCTGGTTCAAGCTGACGCATAGGGATATGGGGCCGCGCTCGCGCTATCTCGGCGCGCTGGTTCCGAAGGAGGATATGATCTGGCAGGATCCTGTGCCCGCGATCGACTACAAGCCGATCGAGGCCGCGGATATCGCCGGATTGAAGTCGAAAATCCTCGCTTCGGGCCTCGCGGACGCCGAGCTGATCCGCACGGCTTGGGCCTCGGCGGCCTCGTTCCGCGGCACGGATAAGCGCGGCGGCGCCAATGGCGCGCGCATTCGCCTCGCCCCGGAAAAGGATTGGGCGGTCAACGACCCCGCCGAGCTGGCGAAGGTCGTGAAGACGCTAGAGGAGGTGAAGGCCGGCTTCGACAAGGGCCGCGTCGACGGCAAGCGCGTGTCGATCGCCGATCTCATCGTGCTCGGCGGTTCCGCCGCGATCGAGGACGCCGCCAAAAAAGCCGGCGTCACGATCGAGGTTCCGGTCTCGACCGGGCGCGCGGACGCGACGCAGGCGCAGACGGATGTCGAATCCTTCTCGGTTCTCGAGCCGAAGGCCGACGGCTTCCGCAACTACTTCGGCAAAGGCGGCGAGAAATCGCCGGCCGAGGCCTTGGTCGATCGCGCGAGCCTGCTGGAACTCACCGTCCCCGAGACCACCGTTCTCGTCGGCGGAATGCGGGTCCTCGGCGCGAATGAGGGGAATTCGCGGCTCGGCGTCCTCACCTCGCGGCCGGGCGTGCTGAGCAACGATTTCTTCGTCAATCTGCTCGACATGTCCACGCAATGGAAAAAATCGGCCGAGACGGAAGGCGTCTATGAAGGCCACGACCGCAAGAGCGGCGAGCTCAAATGGACGGCGAGCGCCGTCGATCTGATCTTCGGCTCCAATTCAGAGCTGCGCGCCGTCGCGGAAGTCTACGCCTCGGACGACGCCAAAGAGAAGTTTGTGCGCGACTTCGTCGCCGCATGGGTCAAGGTGATGAATCTGGACCGCTTCGATTTGCACAAGTCTTGA